In Methanosarcina siciliae T4/M, one genomic interval encodes:
- the hisH gene encoding imidazole glycerol phosphate synthase subunit HisH — protein MKRIVIIDYGLGNLRSVQKGLEHVEASPAISGNPEEILAADGLILPGVGAFIDAMKCLIPLKGVIAEFADSGKPMLGICLGQQVLMSSSEEGGLTGGLDLVQGSVLRFPKSELKVPHMGWNNIRIKQDHPLFKDIPDGSFVYFVHSYYVDTAAENTLASCEYGLDFSASVVNSKGNVMGTQFHPEKSGATGLRILKNFVEMC, from the coding sequence ATGAAAAGAATCGTAATTATCGATTACGGGCTTGGAAATCTGAGAAGTGTTCAAAAAGGGCTTGAACATGTTGAGGCAAGTCCCGCAATCTCAGGGAACCCCGAGGAGATCCTGGCAGCTGATGGGCTCATCCTCCCCGGGGTTGGTGCTTTTATAGATGCAATGAAATGTCTGATCCCGCTCAAAGGGGTTATCGCAGAATTTGCTGACTCCGGAAAACCAATGCTCGGGATCTGTCTCGGGCAGCAGGTTCTGATGAGCTCTTCCGAAGAAGGCGGGCTGACCGGCGGGCTTGACCTCGTCCAGGGCAGCGTGCTCCGCTTTCCGAAGTCCGAACTGAAAGTGCCCCACATGGGCTGGAACAATATCAGGATCAAACAGGACCACCCTCTGTTTAAAGACATCCCTGACGGTTCTTTCGTATACTTCGTACACTCCTATTATGTGGACACAGCTGCGGAAAACACCCTTGCATCATGCGAATACGGGCTGGATTTTTCAGCTTCGGTCGTAAACTCAAAAGGAAATGTTATGGGTACCCAGTTCCACCCCGAGAAAAGTGGAGCCACAGGGCTTAGGATTCTGAAAAACTTCGTTGAAATGTGTTAA
- a CDS encoding AIR synthase-related protein, translating to MDIEGYAKRALRKDPSNEAGLEAQLASRILEIKNINQARAHEIAAAVICEAKATLHTEGDVLSPTLSGVSMGEFGVGSRGTGDFYVHSKLGEVIGQTGAIVDSAQLDDSGVIKIGDEYLVVTIDGLHSRLSDFPFLSGFHVARAALRDVYSMGSRPLAMLSDIHVADDGDVAKIFDHIAGITTVSELTGIPLITGSTLRIGGDMVIGERMTGGVGAVGITSSLTSRNQTRPGDLVLMTEGAGGGTVSTTALYYGMHDVVEETINIRFLEACEALLQSGLYKKVHSMTDVTNGGIRGDAREISKTAKVKMVFEEEKMRSLVNAKVLSMLEALKIDYLGVSLDALLVIAPPEYAEEILNTVRAAGVEIDIIGRVEEGIGAEIIVNGETRDFAPRFRESAYTPVKKVHGEENPRDFEEMRNAIDRAAEEAINKKQRVLEKIKAKKKS from the coding sequence ATGGATATAGAAGGCTATGCAAAACGGGCTCTCAGGAAAGACCCTTCAAATGAAGCCGGGCTTGAGGCACAGCTTGCTTCGCGAATTCTTGAAATCAAGAACATAAACCAGGCAAGGGCCCATGAGATTGCGGCTGCAGTTATTTGTGAAGCAAAAGCAACTCTTCATACGGAAGGGGATGTATTAAGCCCCACTCTCTCAGGGGTTTCCATGGGGGAGTTCGGAGTAGGTTCAAGGGGCACAGGGGACTTTTACGTTCATTCCAAGCTGGGAGAGGTCATAGGCCAGACCGGGGCAATAGTTGACAGCGCCCAGCTTGATGACTCGGGGGTTATAAAAATAGGGGACGAATACCTGGTTGTTACAATTGACGGCCTCCACTCCCGCCTGAGTGATTTTCCCTTCCTTTCGGGTTTTCATGTCGCAAGAGCAGCCCTGCGTGATGTATATTCAATGGGGTCCCGCCCTCTTGCTATGCTTTCCGATATCCATGTCGCAGACGACGGAGATGTGGCAAAAATCTTTGACCACATTGCGGGAATCACCACGGTTTCTGAACTTACCGGAATTCCTCTCATTACCGGAAGCACTCTCCGGATAGGCGGAGACATGGTCATAGGTGAAAGGATGACAGGAGGCGTAGGGGCTGTTGGCATTACGTCTTCTCTTACTTCCCGCAACCAGACCCGACCGGGAGACCTGGTCCTTATGACCGAAGGCGCGGGAGGAGGTACGGTTTCCACAACTGCCCTATATTACGGGATGCATGACGTGGTGGAAGAGACCATTAATATCCGTTTTCTGGAAGCCTGCGAAGCTCTCCTGCAGTCCGGCCTGTACAAAAAAGTCCACTCCATGACCGACGTCACAAACGGTGGAATCCGCGGAGATGCCCGGGAAATCTCAAAGACGGCAAAAGTAAAAATGGTATTTGAAGAAGAAAAAATGAGATCTCTTGTGAACGCAAAGGTGCTTTCCATGCTTGAGGCCCTTAAAATCGACTATCTGGGTGTATCTCTCGATGCCCTGCTGGTTATTGCCCCTCCGGAATACGCCGAAGAAATTCTTAACACAGTTCGGGCGGCCGGGGTTGAGATTGATATCATAGGGCGTGTGGAAGAAGGAATCGGGGCTGAAATTATTGTCAATGGAGAGACCAGGGACTTTGCGCCCAGGTTCAGAGAATCTGCCTATACTCCCGTCAAAAAAGTTCACGGAGAAGAGAATCCGCGTGATTTCGAGGAGATGAGAAATGCAATTGACAGGGCAGCCGAAGAAGCTATAAATAAAAAGCAGAGGGTTCTTGAAAAAATAAAAGCCAAAAAGAAAAGTTAA
- a CDS encoding NfeD family protein: MQMKWVSCSLFIFCLCMTFTVFLAPPAGAAAEDRVLVLEINGAITPASDNLIDDAIQDAESGNYEALVITLDTPGGGLEETQIIIKAIENTTVPVIGYVPESGKAWSAGTLILMGTDIAAMAPFTVIGSAQPVKVSAEGTVPVEDEKTINALVKFSTETARKHGRNETFAEEVITENRNLNAEEALEEGVIEYIATSVPNLLNQVDGEIVKGRELHTANATIETYKPPLPLSFLTLISNPILSSLLLTIGLYGIIFGISNPGAGAEIFGVIAIVLGLIGTGFDINIAAFFLIIVGIGLLILELNSPGFGIFGLAGLICLVAGSIFLVPLGSENIYTPEFRRLMILTIVAPTIVFGIFLVFAIYKVAETRTKKPVIGAIIGDTARTIDPIGPQNPGFVRYKGEYWQARAEEEIGAEEEVEITGKKMEMLLVKRKI; the protein is encoded by the coding sequence ATGCAAATGAAATGGGTTTCCTGCTCTCTCTTTATTTTTTGTCTCTGCATGACCTTCACGGTTTTTCTTGCACCTCCGGCAGGGGCAGCAGCCGAAGATAGAGTGCTTGTGCTTGAAATAAACGGAGCTATTACCCCGGCTTCCGATAATTTGATAGATGATGCAATACAAGACGCTGAGAGCGGGAACTATGAAGCTCTCGTAATTACTCTGGACACCCCAGGAGGAGGGCTGGAAGAGACTCAAATAATCATAAAGGCAATAGAGAACACGACCGTGCCTGTTATTGGGTACGTTCCTGAAAGCGGAAAAGCCTGGTCTGCAGGAACACTCATCCTTATGGGAACCGATATTGCCGCAATGGCTCCCTTTACAGTGATAGGATCGGCCCAGCCGGTGAAGGTGTCCGCGGAAGGGACAGTACCTGTAGAGGATGAAAAAACAATAAATGCTCTCGTTAAATTCTCGACTGAGACGGCAAGAAAACACGGGAGGAATGAAACTTTTGCAGAAGAAGTAATTACCGAGAACCGAAACCTGAACGCTGAAGAAGCCCTGGAAGAAGGAGTAATCGAATACATAGCCACTTCCGTTCCGAATTTGCTGAACCAGGTTGATGGGGAAATTGTAAAAGGTAGAGAATTGCATACCGCAAATGCAACAATAGAAACCTACAAACCTCCCCTTCCTCTTTCCTTCCTGACACTCATTTCAAACCCAATTCTATCTTCCCTTCTTCTGACCATAGGGCTTTATGGGATCATCTTCGGAATATCAAACCCCGGGGCCGGAGCCGAAATTTTTGGAGTTATTGCAATTGTGCTCGGGCTAATAGGTACCGGCTTTGACATCAACATAGCAGCATTCTTCCTGATCATCGTCGGAATAGGGCTTCTTATCCTGGAACTTAATTCCCCGGGGTTCGGAATATTCGGGCTTGCCGGACTTATCTGCCTGGTGGCAGGAAGCATCTTCCTTGTGCCACTGGGAAGTGAGAATATTTACACACCGGAGTTCAGAAGACTTATGATTCTGACAATTGTTGCTCCTACAATCGTTTTCGGAATTTTTCTGGTATTTGCAATATATAAAGTCGCCGAAACGAGGACGAAAAAGCCCGTTATCGGAGCCATTATCGGAGATACTGCCCGAACAATAGACCCGATAGGCCCGCAAAATCCGGGTTTTGTTCGCTATAAAGGAGAATACTGGCAAGCCAGGGCCGAAGAAGAAATAGGTGCTGAAGAAGAAGTTGAAATTACAGGAAAAAAGATGGAAATGTTGCTGGTAAAAAGAAAAATATAA
- a CDS encoding slipin family protein: MVGIELLLPVLIIVILIFSQSIKMVNEYERVVIFRLGRLSGVKGPGLFLIIPFVDRALKIDLRVVAIDVPKQAVITRDNVTVEVDAVVYYKVVEPGAAITQVENYMFATSTLSQTTLRDVLGQMELDELLSERENINKQIQELLDTYTDPWGIKVTGVTIRDVALPETMKRAIAKQAEAEREKRARIILAEGEYQAAEKMKDAAILYQGVPTAIKLRELQTLAEISREKNLIVVTQQSQTLETGNIAALSKAVSGNSQFMPGKKEQ, encoded by the coding sequence ATGGTTGGTATTGAATTATTGCTTCCTGTATTAATAATTGTGATATTAATATTTTCACAGTCCATAAAAATGGTGAATGAGTATGAAAGAGTTGTAATTTTCAGGTTGGGTCGCCTCAGTGGCGTAAAGGGACCAGGACTGTTCCTAATTATTCCTTTCGTTGATAGAGCCCTGAAAATAGACCTGAGAGTTGTTGCAATCGATGTCCCCAAACAGGCCGTTATCACGCGGGACAACGTCACGGTCGAAGTGGACGCCGTTGTTTACTACAAGGTAGTAGAGCCGGGGGCTGCAATTACACAGGTCGAAAACTATATGTTTGCAACTTCAACCCTCTCCCAGACCACACTTAGAGACGTGCTGGGCCAGATGGAGCTGGACGAACTGCTTTCGGAAAGAGAGAACATCAATAAGCAGATTCAGGAGCTACTGGACACTTATACCGATCCTTGGGGGATCAAGGTTACCGGTGTGACTATCCGGGATGTGGCTCTACCTGAAACTATGAAGAGAGCAATTGCAAAACAGGCTGAGGCCGAAAGAGAAAAACGTGCCAGGATCATCCTTGCCGAAGGAGAATATCAGGCTGCTGAAAAGATGAAAGATGCTGCAATTCTTTACCAGGGGGTTCCGACTGCCATCAAGCTAAGAGAGTTGCAGACCCTTGCCGAGATTTCCAGGGAGAAAAACCTGATCGTGGTTACACAACAATCTCAGACCCTTGAAACCGGAAACATAGCCGCTCTTTCTAAGGCTGTGTCCGGAAATTCGCAGTTTATGCCCGGAAAGAAAGAACAATAA
- a CDS encoding DHH family phosphoesterase: MSKECPDCHGRGYEVISTEVCPLCKGKGKSKSVDFMKISEKDIDSFLKNGAVCEKCKGKGSIEVTRPCEACEGLGKIYTCKVCGVRIHDPQEAENEICSSCARSQHVYALDESCDLKDVEAGKLYHGIVSSIASFGVFVDLNPHVRGLMHSSNVGVPPEVGEAVIVLVKSIKAGGKLDLIPKTLTKYETIELEKELPLKNSSEIDTSMKGRLIRIEGEVIQVKQTSGPTIFTISDEGGFIPCAAFESAGKRSYPHIDVGMIVSITGEVTPRDEQVQIEVMSMKLLTGEKEAAVKFRVEKVIEEKAAPADIPFLVESAVMERLKPRMLHVAKEIKKAIFHSTPIILRHHADADGITSAIAIERAILPLITEIGGADAEYYFYKRAPSKAPFYELADVTRDISFALEDYARHGQKMPLVILVDNGSTEEDVPSMRQARVYGIDMLVVDHHHPDDIVDQYLIGHANPAHVGGDFGVTAGMLCAEVARMINPGISDTIKHLPAVSAVGDRSEAPEAERYISLVSDRYTLEELKNMALALDYEQFWLKFSSGKGIIDDILDLGDHKVHKNLVSLLCEQANTMIKEQLETCLFNVKSHKLANGAIMNVIDVENYAQKFTFPPPGKTSGEVHDVLCKRNPDKPVVTIGYGPDFAVIRSKGVLMNIPRIVRELHEEMKGAGVSGGGHLVVGSIKFVEGMRTEVLSKLAEKIASTEVEH, translated from the coding sequence ATGAGTAAGGAATGTCCAGACTGCCACGGACGTGGCTATGAGGTTATTTCAACTGAAGTCTGCCCTTTGTGTAAGGGAAAAGGCAAGTCAAAGTCAGTTGATTTCATGAAAATTTCAGAAAAAGATATTGACAGTTTCTTGAAAAATGGTGCAGTATGCGAGAAATGCAAAGGTAAGGGAAGTATTGAAGTTACCAGACCCTGTGAAGCCTGCGAAGGGCTTGGAAAGATTTATACCTGCAAAGTTTGTGGGGTAAGAATTCATGATCCGCAGGAGGCAGAGAACGAGATCTGCAGTTCCTGTGCACGTTCCCAGCACGTTTACGCTCTGGATGAATCCTGCGACCTTAAAGATGTGGAAGCAGGAAAACTTTACCACGGCATAGTGAGCAGCATCGCTTCTTTCGGGGTCTTTGTGGACCTGAACCCTCACGTGAGAGGGCTTATGCATTCCAGTAACGTTGGGGTCCCTCCAGAAGTCGGGGAGGCTGTAATCGTCCTGGTGAAAAGTATCAAAGCCGGAGGAAAACTGGACCTAATCCCGAAGACGCTAACAAAGTACGAGACTATCGAGCTTGAAAAAGAGCTCCCACTTAAGAATTCCTCCGAAATAGATACCAGCATGAAGGGCAGGCTCATCCGGATCGAAGGAGAGGTAATCCAGGTTAAGCAGACAAGCGGGCCTACCATCTTCACCATCAGCGATGAAGGAGGCTTTATTCCCTGCGCGGCTTTCGAGAGTGCCGGGAAACGGTCCTATCCCCACATCGATGTAGGGATGATCGTATCGATTACCGGAGAGGTGACTCCGAGGGACGAGCAGGTCCAGATTGAAGTCATGAGCATGAAACTGCTGACCGGTGAAAAGGAAGCTGCTGTCAAGTTCAGGGTCGAGAAGGTGATTGAGGAAAAAGCAGCGCCTGCTGATATTCCTTTCCTTGTCGAAAGTGCCGTTATGGAGAGACTCAAACCCAGGATGCTCCATGTCGCCAAGGAAATCAAAAAAGCAATATTCCATTCAACACCCATTATCCTCAGGCACCATGCCGATGCTGACGGGATCACTTCAGCAATTGCCATTGAAAGAGCAATCCTTCCCTTGATTACGGAAATAGGTGGGGCAGATGCGGAATACTATTTCTACAAACGGGCTCCTTCCAAAGCTCCTTTTTATGAGCTAGCGGATGTTACAAGGGATATTTCCTTTGCACTTGAGGATTATGCCAGGCACGGGCAGAAGATGCCTCTCGTGATCCTGGTGGACAACGGCTCAACCGAAGAAGACGTACCCTCAATGCGGCAGGCCAGGGTCTACGGCATAGATATGCTTGTCGTTGACCATCACCACCCGGACGACATTGTTGACCAGTACCTTATAGGGCACGCAAACCCTGCTCATGTGGGAGGCGACTTCGGGGTTACTGCAGGCATGCTCTGCGCGGAAGTCGCCCGGATGATTAATCCCGGTATCAGCGATACCATAAAGCACCTTCCGGCGGTTTCGGCAGTAGGAGACCGTTCTGAGGCTCCTGAGGCCGAAAGGTATATCTCGCTTGTCTCGGATCGTTATACCCTTGAGGAATTGAAAAATATGGCCCTTGCTCTTGATTATGAGCAGTTCTGGCTTAAATTCAGCAGTGGAAAGGGGATTATTGACGATATACTGGATCTGGGAGACCATAAAGTCCATAAAAATCTGGTCTCCCTGCTTTGCGAACAGGCAAACACCATGATAAAGGAGCAGCTTGAGACCTGCCTCTTTAATGTCAAGTCCCATAAACTGGCAAACGGCGCCATCATGAATGTGATCGATGTCGAAAACTATGCCCAGAAGTTTACCTTTCCTCCACCAGGCAAAACCTCCGGAGAAGTGCACGACGTGCTCTGCAAGAGAAACCCGGACAAGCCCGTGGTTACAATTGGATACGGTCCGGACTTTGCAGTCATCCGCTCAAAAGGTGTACTGATGAACATCCCTCGTATTGTCAGAGAGCTCCATGAGGAAATGAAAGGAGCCGGAGTCAGCGGTGGTGGACACCTTGTTGTGGGCAGCATTAAGTTTGTAGAAGGGATGAGAACCGAGGTATTGTCAAAGCTTGCCGAAAAGATAGCATCTACGGAAGTTGAGCATTAA
- a CDS encoding GNAT family N-acetyltransferase: protein MKDKVPLETVYKESPPTWQEYSRLFSSTGWTQILEISEDDLKKVFENTWYWTTAYQDGNIAGVGRLLSDGALYALICDIIVMPDHQNRGIGTEILTRLVKKCQKSNIRRVWLFAAPEKARFYEKHGFFIRPNEAPGMQLGEFELT, encoded by the coding sequence ATGAAAGACAAGGTTCCTTTAGAAACAGTATACAAAGAAAGTCCTCCCACCTGGCAGGAGTATTCCCGATTATTCTCAAGTACAGGCTGGACGCAAATCCTGGAAATTTCCGAAGATGACCTGAAGAAGGTCTTTGAGAACACCTGGTACTGGACAACCGCATATCAGGACGGAAACATTGCCGGTGTCGGGCGCTTGCTTTCGGACGGTGCCCTTTACGCGTTGATCTGTGACATAATAGTGATGCCAGACCACCAGAATAGGGGAATCGGAACTGAGATATTAACCCGGCTAGTTAAAAAGTGCCAGAAATCAAATATCAGGAGAGTCTGGTTATTTGCGGCTCCCGAAAAAGCCCGGTTCTACGAAAAACATGGCTTTTTTATCCGTCCGAATGAGGCTCCGGGAATGCAACTGGGGGAATTCGAACTTACTTAA
- a CDS encoding orotate phosphoribosyltransferase-like protein produces MKNIEDLIQKAVELQNNGLVTGQIADELNVSRETVTWLLTRSKKEVAVPAPKDISVNWSSIGKSATRLHYISLALCDMVLETLEKTNAEVDVVVGVAASGIPLASMMANELGADFALYHSRKGQDVVQPGQKGTISRNFGSVAGKNCVIVDDVITTGSTTMEVIEQLREMGAKPRVVAVLVDKKGADTIANVPIQSLVRIVRVD; encoded by the coding sequence ATGAAGAATATAGAAGATCTGATTCAGAAAGCTGTGGAACTGCAGAACAACGGACTTGTCACCGGCCAGATTGCCGATGAGCTTAATGTCTCAAGAGAAACGGTTACATGGCTTTTAACCCGCTCAAAAAAAGAAGTAGCAGTCCCAGCTCCGAAAGACATTTCCGTAAACTGGAGCAGCATAGGGAAAAGCGCTACAAGGCTCCACTATATCTCACTTGCACTCTGCGACATGGTGCTTGAAACCCTCGAAAAGACAAACGCAGAGGTAGATGTGGTAGTAGGCGTTGCCGCAAGTGGAATCCCCCTGGCAAGCATGATGGCAAACGAACTGGGAGCAGACTTTGCCCTCTATCATTCCCGGAAAGGACAGGATGTTGTCCAGCCAGGCCAGAAAGGGACCATCAGCAGAAACTTCGGAAGCGTTGCGGGTAAGAACTGTGTAATCGTGGACGACGTTATTACAACCGGTTCCACCACTATGGAAGTAATTGAGCAGCTGCGAGAAATGGGCGCAAAACCCAGAGTTGTAGCTGTTCTCGTGGACAAAAAAGGCGCAGATACGATTGCCAATGTCCCTATCCAGTCCCTTGTAAGAATCGTGCGCGTGGACTGA
- a CDS encoding NOB1 family endonuclease: protein MTSYIADSAVFIMGNCNVDNSLLITVPSVVDELKSKDSVLRFDLAKEEGLRVEWPEPEMEKEVREKAEQTRDSEELSKTDLEILAKALEHREKAVLLTDDYAVQNVAVQLGIQVKPVAQKKIKDVLIWQKQCIGCKKTFEKGEECPICGSPLKKKRKKRLKSKSHKES, encoded by the coding sequence ATGACCTCTTACATAGCAGACTCGGCAGTCTTTATAATGGGAAACTGCAACGTGGACAATTCGTTGCTTATTACCGTCCCTTCGGTTGTGGACGAGTTGAAAAGCAAGGATTCCGTGCTCCGTTTTGACCTTGCAAAAGAGGAAGGGCTGAGGGTGGAATGGCCAGAACCGGAAATGGAAAAAGAGGTTCGGGAAAAAGCTGAACAGACCCGGGACTCAGAAGAGCTTTCAAAAACAGATCTGGAAATTCTTGCAAAAGCACTTGAGCACAGGGAGAAGGCTGTACTGCTCACGGATGATTATGCAGTCCAGAATGTTGCCGTACAGTTGGGGATTCAGGTCAAACCGGTTGCCCAGAAAAAGATAAAGGATGTACTTATCTGGCAAAAGCAGTGTATTGGTTGTAAAAAAACCTTTGAAAAAGGGGAAGAATGCCCGATTTGCGGTTCACCTCTGAAAAAAAAGAGAAAAAAAAGACTTAAAAGCAAGAGTCATAAGGAAAGCTGA
- a CDS encoding IS110 family transposase: protein MYLNIGIDIAKDAHEACILDDEGKQIGRYIQIKNLKSSIEKFIERVESVSNRLNSIPRIGMEATGIYWYAIYSELSKHYEIHAYNPSQVKGFAAVNIRGSKTDKIDAKTIAAILPFGEAPKTCYGDKKRMELKEYCGFHFKLKSNVANLKKRLIRNVHLIFPRYDQMFSSIFTKTSIAILNEVQRPSDMLGMGEEKLYEFYEKNEQKSLQS from the coding sequence ATGTATTTGAACATCGGTATTGATATCGCTAAGGATGCTCATGAAGCCTGTATTTTGGACGATGAGGGTAAACAGATTGGAAGGTATATCCAAATCAAGAATTTAAAAAGCAGTATCGAGAAATTCATAGAACGTGTGGAATCAGTATCTAATAGATTAAATTCAATTCCTCGGATTGGAATGGAAGCTACGGGAATATACTGGTATGCCATATATTCGGAACTTTCAAAACACTATGAAATTCATGCCTACAATCCTTCTCAGGTAAAGGGGTTTGCAGCGGTCAACATTAGGGGATCAAAAACCGATAAAATCGATGCAAAAACAATTGCTGCGATACTTCCATTTGGGGAGGCGCCAAAAACCTGTTATGGCGATAAAAAAAGAATGGAATTGAAAGAATACTGTGGATTCCATTTCAAGTTGAAATCAAATGTGGCTAATCTAAAGAAGCGGTTAATACGTAACGTACATCTTATCTTTCCCCGATATGACCAGATGTTTTCCAGCATATTCACTAAAACATCTATAGCCATTCTAAATGAAGTACAAAGACCCTCAGATATGCTTGGAATGGGAGAGGAAAAGCTCTATGAGTTTTATGAAAAAAACGAGCAGAAATCATTACAGTCCTGA
- a CDS encoding IS110 family transposase, translating into MSFMKKTSRNHYSPEKTRKLLEMAKDSISPDFIEEALLFEVKSLLNVIEYMESQIKEVETRILAAWETLKDKHYLQTIPGISDLMAAMIWAELGDVENFQHPDQIVAFAGYDPKVKKSGNKEVISGPNKRGSRLLRWVLGRAVVQAKMHNPVIKQYFMKKISEGKHYNTALCAAAKKMIRIIWSVEKNKKPFQVPT; encoded by the coding sequence ATGAGTTTTATGAAAAAAACGAGCAGAAATCATTACAGTCCTGAGAAAACAAGAAAACTCTTAGAAATGGCGAAAGATTCAATTTCTCCTGACTTTATTGAGGAGGCTTTATTATTTGAGGTCAAGTCCTTGCTTAACGTGATTGAATACATGGAAAGCCAGATAAAAGAAGTGGAAACCAGGATTTTGGCTGCTTGGGAAACGTTGAAGGATAAGCATTACCTTCAGACAATTCCTGGAATTAGTGATTTAATGGCGGCTATGATCTGGGCGGAACTTGGAGACGTGGAGAACTTTCAACATCCAGACCAGATAGTCGCTTTTGCAGGATATGATCCAAAAGTAAAAAAGTCTGGGAACAAGGAAGTTATTTCAGGACCTAACAAAAGAGGATCAAGATTGTTAAGATGGGTTTTGGGGAGAGCTGTTGTGCAAGCAAAGATGCATAATCCGGTGATAAAGCAGTATTTCATGAAGAAAATAAGTGAGGGGAAACACTACAATACTGCACTTTGTGCGGCAGCTAAAAAGATGATAAGGATTATTTGGTCGGTAGAAAAGAATAAAAAACCTTTCCAAGTCCCGACATAA
- a CDS encoding DUF169 domain-containing protein has protein sequence MDLKEINNIGLEMVECLKLDTSPVAVKLVPKGEEIPEGIKKADATMRHCQFVDRVRKSGEELYTLGEDQMCKGGAAVMGLGTMPPKVASGEFYYKGLKQFSTQEAAKLTIDMVPTLAPDTTEAILYSPLEKTTFMPDVVLVICNPKQVMLLTQAYMYKTGGRLDVSFVGKQSLCSDGVVQAKQGEIGVTVGCSGSRLYTEISDDEMTMGIPIGFLPDLAAGLREICPN, from the coding sequence ATGGATTTAAAAGAGATCAACAATATCGGACTGGAAATGGTCGAATGCCTTAAACTCGATACCTCCCCGGTTGCAGTAAAACTGGTTCCAAAGGGAGAAGAAATTCCCGAAGGGATTAAGAAAGCAGATGCGACCATGAGACACTGCCAGTTCGTAGATCGCGTGAGAAAAAGCGGAGAGGAATTATACACTCTAGGAGAGGACCAGATGTGCAAAGGCGGAGCAGCTGTCATGGGCCTCGGAACTATGCCCCCTAAAGTCGCAAGTGGAGAATTTTATTACAAAGGTCTAAAGCAGTTCAGCACCCAGGAAGCTGCAAAGCTCACAATTGATATGGTCCCGACCCTGGCTCCTGACACTACAGAGGCTATCCTGTATTCGCCCCTTGAGAAGACCACATTCATGCCGGATGTCGTACTTGTCATCTGCAACCCGAAGCAAGTAATGCTGCTCACCCAGGCTTATATGTACAAAACCGGAGGCAGGCTTGACGTCAGTTTCGTAGGCAAACAGAGCCTCTGTTCCGACGGTGTGGTGCAGGCTAAACAGGGTGAAATAGGAGTTACAGTAGGCTGCAGTGGCAGCAGGCTATACACCGAGATTTCAGATGATGAAATGACAATGGGTATCCCAATCGGATTCCTCCCTGACCTCGCGGCCGGACTCCGGGAAATCTGCCCCAATTAA
- a CDS encoding DUF6951 family protein, whose translation MVTELSLNTICGHTTKIIATKEGKNTHVHIKTTCEKLRKWGTHFDMGMKDLMGGPETLLAQKMAEAPLTPTCLVPAAIMNACWLENGMISKNLAREMGKMEIIFDKLE comes from the coding sequence ATGGTTACTGAACTTTCACTCAATACCATATGTGGACACACAACAAAAATTATTGCCACGAAAGAAGGCAAAAACACGCACGTGCATATAAAAACAACCTGCGAAAAACTCAGGAAATGGGGCACACATTTCGATATGGGCATGAAGGACCTTATGGGCGGCCCTGAAACCCTGCTTGCCCAGAAAATGGCTGAAGCACCTCTCACTCCCACCTGCCTCGTGCCGGCTGCAATAATGAATGCCTGCTGGCTCGAAAACGGCATGATTTCTAAAAACCTTGCCAGGGAAATGGGAAAAATGGAGATCATTTTTGACAAACTTGAGTGA
- a CDS encoding 30S ribosomal protein S8e → MRWQGSSRRKATGGKVIAARGKRKFEMGRESAETRISEIKRKNVPTMGGNRKVRLLQSNVANVTNPKDGKTVTAPIETVIDNTANKHYVRRNILTKGSVIRTPMGTARVTSRPGQDGVVNAILIE, encoded by the coding sequence ATGAGATGGCAAGGCAGCTCAAGAAGAAAAGCTACCGGCGGGAAAGTTATTGCTGCCCGCGGAAAGCGCAAGTTTGAAATGGGTCGCGAATCTGCGGAAACCCGTATCAGCGAAATAAAAAGAAAGAACGTTCCTACTATGGGCGGCAACAGGAAAGTAAGGCTTCTCCAGTCCAATGTTGCAAACGTGACCAATCCTAAGGACGGAAAGACAGTTACCGCACCCATTGAGACCGTAATTGACAACACTGCAAACAAGCACTATGTCAGGCGTAATATTCTGACAAAAGGTTCCGTTATAAGGACTCCCATGGGCACTGCCAGAGTTACAAGCAGACCCGGACAGGACGGAGTTGTAAACGCTATATTAATTGAGTAA